A genome region from Plasmodium vivax chromosome 11, whole genome shotgun sequence includes the following:
- a CDS encoding hypothetical protein, conserved (encoded by transcript PVX_114185A), whose protein sequence is MKKSFAKRKNKLKKENNAGYSNGARLLKGKKGEAQRGGGPMKKRSNGVGDHPKGKKHPIGKNHPIGKNHPIGKNHPRGNNTDEGKNSKRRPREESAGKGTPTGKTHKRRDNQNKSELLNEKCKKIMNDENLSKSKKKKLIKEHKKKVIVENYDYYKKLRIKLNDLLQTKDKDEKKRQINLLCAELKKVQLAKFARTNLGYHIISSLVINGSEEVQKKLWKNLHEHMSDISTFNFVSIVFQCFYKHAKGEEIRKDIQQWLLKNPKTFFTKFASRLWNTVFQKLKTGMRTKITNYLIIPNGGSQNEKLANGMKNITLDILKKDTKEMFETFNEENKTLIRKYLIEVVEMLVEKELLYNIVSHNILLTASKILNDEELANVMETIHQGCEYLLSTNLGNQALIYLLGYATNKHKKSLIKVLKNDICDLCKNSVNFLLIIRLLKITDDTKLLHDFVVKKIASNFEDIFNDYYGFYVVMEFFYDFKQSNEDKFLYVQWKNLVYSKAPKSVKDADKRKSEIIQPIMEQLQTVLQDEHKLAHYVKDKKYLIIICEFLCQSTDEQVVRAVLKNIVSLVEQIILACENKEEVSSKYNCKNVNDLIFKIFSKCGNGSTTLPGVLLDEDIPFYRCLSNVLLPQLETAIKSELIKTVNNLLRFLKDNDAAEFERALARARQADNEQIYQNLKDTLPTLTHFDTYLEFVRGSMMPSHENSG, encoded by the coding sequence atgaagaaaagctttgcgaagcggaagaacaagttgaagaaggagaaCAATGCGGGGTACTCCAATGGGGCACGCCTGCTAAAGGGTAagaagggagaagcgcagcgaggggggggcccaatgaagaagaggagcaaCGGGGTAGGCGACCaccccaaggggaagaagcatcCCATTGGGAAGAACCACCCCATAGGGAAGAATCACCCCATAGGGAAGAACCACCCCAGGGGGAACAACACAGACGAGGGGAAGAACTCCAAAAGGAGGCCCCGCGAAGAAAGCGCTGGGAAAGGAACCCCCACAGGGAAGACCCACAAACGAAGGGACAATCAAAACAAAAGCGAACTTCTAAAcgaaaagtgcaaaaaaattatgaacgaCGAAAATCTGTCcaagtcaaaaaaaaaaaaattaataaaggaacataaaaaaaaagtgatagtAGAAAATTACGACTACtacaaaaaattgagaatCAAATTGAACGACTTGCTACAGACAAAGGATAAGGACGagaaaaagaggcaaataaATCTGCTCTGTGCAGAGCTAAAAAAGGtacagctagccaaatttGCACGGACCAACTTGGGGTACCACATTATTTCCTCCTTAGTAATCAACGGATCGGAGGAGGTGCAAAAAAAGTTGTGGAAAAATCTGCATGAACATATGAGCGACATCAGCACGTTCAACTTCGTGTCGATCGTCTTCCAATGTTTTTACAAACACGCGAAAGGTGAAGAGATAAGAAAGGACATCCAGCAGTGGCTGTTAAAAAACCCGAAGACCTTTTTCACGAAATTTGCTTCCAGACTGTGGAACACCGTTTTTCAAAAGCTCAAAACAGGCATgagaacaaaaattacaaactATCTGATCATCCCGAATGGAGgtagccaaaatgaaaagctcGCAAACgggatgaaaaatataactctggatattttaaaaaaagacaccAAAGAAATGTTCGAGACGtttaatgaagaaaataaaacactaATACGTAAGTACCTAATCGAGGTGGTAGAAATGCTGGTGGAGAAGGAGCTCCTTTACAATATCGTTTCTCATAATATCCTCCTGACAGCATCCAAAATTCTAAATGATGAAGAGTTGGCCAACGTCATGGAGACCATCCACCAAGGGTGTGAATACCTCCTCTCGACCAACCTAGGAAATCAAGCGCTAATATATCTCCTAGGGTACGCCACAAACAAACATAAAAAGAGTCTAATAAAGGtactaaaaaatgatatctgcgatttgtgtaaaaatagcGTAAACTTTCTGCTAATCATTAGGTTGCTCAAAATTACAGATGACACGAAATTGCTACACGATTttgtggtaaaaaaaattgcctcaaattttgaagatatttttaatgacTACTATGGATTTTATGTCGTCATGGAATTTTTCTACGATTTTAAGCAGTCCAACGAGGATAAATTTCTATACGTGCAGTGGAAAAATCTGGTCTACTCCAAAGCTCCCAAAAGTGTTAAAGATGCGGACAAGAGGAAAAGTGAAATTATACAGCCTATCATGGAACAACTGCAAACCGTCCTGCAGGATGAGCACAAATTAGCTCACTACGTAAAggacaaaaaatatttaattatcatTTGTGAATTTTTGTGCCAATCGACAGATGAGCAAGTGGTTAGAGCGGTTCTCAAAAATATTGTCAGCCTCGTCGAACAAATTATCCTTGCGTGTGAAAATAAGGAAGAGGTGAGCTCCAAGtataattgcaaaaatgtgaacgatttgattttcaaaatattttccaaatgtGGAAATGGAAGTACTACTCTGCCGGGGGTCCTCCTAGATGAGGACATCCCCTTTTATCGGTGCCTTTCCAATGTCCTCCTCCCCCAGTTGGAAACCGCCATCAAATCTGAGTTAATAAAAACGGTCAACAATTTGCTTCGCTTCCTCAAGGATAATGATGCGGCCGAGTTTGAAAGGGCTCTTGCCAGGGCCAGGCAGGCGGACAATGAGCAAATTTACCAAAACCTGAAGGACACGCTCCCCACGCTCACCCACTTTGACACCTACCTCGAGTTCGTCCGAGGTTCTATGATGCCCAGCCATGAGAACAGCGGCtag
- a CDS encoding pyridoxine biosynthetic enzyme pdx1 homologue, putative (encoded by transcript PVX_114180A), which translates to MENAKRMDDHKDNDSILLKHGWCEMLKGGVIMDVKNVEQAKIAEEAGAIGVMVLENIPSELRSKESVARSVDPSKVEEIKKSVSINVLAKVRIGHFVEAQILEELKVDMIDESEVLTMADENNHIDKHKFKTPFVCGCTNLGEALRRISEGASMIRTKGEAGTGNIIQAIKHVRTVRNEINYLCALSESEVYNYAKRISAPLDLLLLTRKLKKLPVVNFAAGGVATPADAAMCMQLGMDGVFVGSGIFESENPRRMATSIVAAVSNFNNPKILLNVSLNLGKAMCGSTTICEKWKNKNEELN; encoded by the coding sequence atggaaaacgCGAAAAGAATGGACGACCACAAAGATAACGACTCCATCCTGCTGAAGCACGGGTGGTGTGAAATGCTGAAGGGGGGAGTCATCATGGACGTGAAGAATGTAGAGCAGGCCAAAATAGCGGAGGAAGCTGGCGCCATCGGTGTAATGGTCCTTGAGAATATCCCCTCGGAGCTTCGAAGCAAAGAAAGTGTGGCGAGAAGTGTCGACCCCAGTAAagtggaagaaataaaaaaaagcgtctCCATTAATGTACTAGCCAAAGTACGCATAGGCCATTTTGTAGAGGCACAAATTCTAGAAGAACTTAAAGTTGATATGATTGATGAGAGTGAAGTTCTAACAATGGCTGATGAGAACAACCATATTGATAAGCATAAATTTAAGACGCCTTTTGTATGCGGATGTACCAATTTAGGGGAAGCTTTGAGGAGAATTTCAGAAGGAGCTTCCATGATAAGGACcaagggagaagcaggaaCGGGAAATATAATACAAGCTATAAAACACGTAAGGACAGTAAGGAACGAAATTAACTACCTCTGTGCGTTGAGCGAAAGTGAAGTTTATAATTATGCCAAAAGGATTAGTGCTCCTTTGGATCTCCTCCTACTCACAAGAAAGTTAAAGAAATTGCCCgttgttaattttgctgCTGGAGGAGTTGCCACCCCGGCAGATGCCGCCATGTGCATGCAACTCGGAATGGATGGCGTCTTTGTAGGCTCCGGAATTTTCGAAAGTGAGAACCCCAGGAGGATGGCCACCTCCATTGTTGCCGCTGTGAGCAACTTTAACAACCCCAAGATACTCCTGAACGTCAGCCTCAACTTGGGCAAGGCCATGTGCGGCAGCACCACCATATGCgagaagtggaagaacaAGAATGAGGAGCTGAATTAG
- a CDS encoding hypothetical protein, conserved (encoded by transcript PVX_114175A), with amino-acid sequence MMGGEVIVEKNPESKFCVASREPLCDSVIWGLLQNYYRRAAINAWKENVVPSFVTSNSKIAKDYARVIINYMRDWFNSKECDRNVPIYILEIGAGHGKFTYLILRALTKYQKYFKSMNLPDRPFVYVFTDIAKDNITYCMNNGRLKRFISTRESCDRTFTSKNNSYYDSEFARNEEINYDSSTNTSSYSSSYDDTDYSDERVRNYANFSMLDFAYFDGNETDEKIFLQVSKSYIPENTPIVLICNYVLDSLLTDAWVVNGEDDFRRALLSVYSPNVEEDRTNADIMLRMSVTWDWEKVNIDEEIKKKRTDKPSDYLRKYKEIYTVLKMYSYFNEPLSFVLPVGAFILFDRILKLSGNKLLCLIGDKGYQSYEEFKGYRDPHIVVHGSLSFMVNLNAICLYFLSLGGYYIHTPYSDTFQIVTLLMHKKQCDGGGYESEVEEGVFPAGRNSLGGESNLTYSTLTERLRRDKRGATTQFNIIDYFKKGSKEGPLRRRLQNQASTASSCRLKGGAEASRAEVSRAEASRAEARRTDVSRTYLSSSLSGRSPPRLPPNDQSVQRKMKRINLKNLNGMSIKFGGTISSFYDNMEQFPPDVLINWQKAVIHNVNSNPASVSIKELISLLRYSNHDSDVFYNIRNVFTSLVNYPNINGRTEKDILLDIKECYDNYYSLKTDEDIADVCGHVCMKFGEFERAIYYMKQSLRNFKQSRHSSTYINIASCYKVLRNYQKSIKFIRGAIKLSNREARRGAPPGEAVEAGEAGGAGQHPHGEHSTYGGHHPHGALGRYGGLPPNNLNHAHDLLYNIQFCLNPITYAIVGVNHFVQNDGLYYLSFENRIKLKFIFLLAKEEEAVLRFMNRKYKSAAYEKSTRNMDLSEIKIVRVYRSNEVVPMEEVDSTQGSDEQKEDVATQSGDDQAEEPNRSYENAAHLKKNLRDCLSQYNFQFCVIDAPWGIKADVAELMLDHSKHIFTYGTLSDCAKRSMEVISKYKKVSEQVSWVNNNYVHDECLYEARDALNHIKSVISVTVTHYSMNLYNKQNGSIPSAHVLTEDLCIVLNALQVILNLNVTGLTANFLRRRGGGAPGKGAPSNGAPKEEAEAETEKMQTERETETGREMETKGEPLPGDAASNLAGEKRGSAHLDADYISLSGILTFQHHKTLPDEMNVHGNYLLMNNRNEEFLTKINFVGVHGSLCLKKTLSNWSVQVFNLNGEKVYEKSGRISASQNSNDVFITQYLIKTDGKENQVKHFNEYDLKGSCKGSDESIDSDIDILEFSSDEEWGTHPKGFPQVGPSSDIISSAITDVVKKECCEEVESTKEHYAAMAPSSNHGELLLDKNLDALKGLPGRRFHSSGKDVYENVNLDECLVDVTVNNNCFYSRIVEGIQMSHKKGGAMVHFKYKAG; translated from the coding sequence ATGATGGGCGGCGAAGTCATCGTGGAGAAGAACCCGGAGAGCAAATTCTGCGTGGCGAGCAGGGAGCCGCTGTGCGACAGCGTGATATGGGGGCTGCTGCAGAACTACTACCGGCGGGCGGCCATCAACGCGTGGAAGGAAAACGTCGTGCCGTCCTTCGTGACGAGCAAcagcaaaattgcaaaggaCTACGCCCGGGTGATAATAAATTACATGAGGGACTGGTTCAACAGCAAGGAGTGCGACAGAAATGTGCCCATATACATACTGGAGATAGGAGCAGGCCATGGCAAATTCACGTACCTCATTTTAAGGGCACTAACAAAGTaccaaaaatatttcaagaGCATGAATCTCCCAGACAGGCCATTCGTGTACGTTTTCACAGACATTGCAAAGGACAACATCACCTATTGCATGAATAACGGGAGGTTGAAGCGGTTCATCAGCACGAGGGAGAGTTGCGATAGGACATTTACAAGTAAAAATAACTCTTATTACGACTCTGAGTTTGCAAGAAATGAAGAGATAAATTATGACTCTTCCACAAACACGTCGAGCTACTCCTCCTCCTATGACGATACCGATTACTCAGATGAAAGGGTAAGAAATTATGCGAATTTTTCTATGCTGGATTTTGCCTATTTTGATGGGAATGAAACAGAtgaaaagatatttttacaaGTTTCGAAAAGTTACATCCCAGAAAATACCCCCATTGTACTGATTTGCAATTACGTTTTGGATTCTCTGCTGACCGATGCTTGGGTTGTTAATGGAGAGGATGACTTCAGGAGGGCCCTTCTTTCTGTTTACTCTCCAAATGTAGAGGAAGACAGAACCAATGCCGATATTATGCTGCGTATGTCTGTCACTTGGGATTGGGAGAAGGTCAATATCGATGAGgaaattaagaagaaaagaacGGACAAGCCATCCGATTATTTGaggaaatataaagaaatttaCACTGTGCTGAAGATGTACTCCTATTTTAACGAACCATTATCTTTTGTCCTTCCAGTGGGggcattcattttatttgatCGAATATTAAAGCTGAGTGGGAACAAATTATTGTGCCTTATTGGTGATAAGGGCTACCAATCTTATGAAGAATTTAAGGGATATAGAGACCCACATATCGTTGTGCATGGCAGTCTCTCCTTTATGGTTAACTTGAACGCCATTTGTCTGTACTTCTTATCCCTGGGCGGGTACTACATACATACCCCGTATTCGGATACCTTTCAGATCGTCACCCTGTTGATGCATAAGAAGCAGTGTGACGGGGGGGGCTACGAATCGGAGGTGGAGGAAGGGGTCTTTCCCGCGGGGAGAAACAGCCTCGGGGGGGAATCCAACCTGACCTACTCCACCTTAACGGAGCGGCTGCGAAGGGACAAGCGGGGGGCAACTACCCAGTTTAACATTATTGACTATTTTAAGAAGGGCTCCAAGGAGGGGCCCCTGCGCAGGAGGTTGCAGAACCAGGCGAGCACGGCGTCGTCCTGCCGGTTGAAGGGGGGTGCAGAAGCGAGCAGGGCAGAAGTGAGCCGGGCAGAAGCGAGCCGGGCAGAAGCGAGGCGCACAGATGTCAGCCGAACATATCTGAGCAGCAGCTTATCTGGGCGCTCACCCCCCCGCCTCCCCCCGAACGACCAAAGCGTGCAGAGGAAgatgaaaagaataaacCTCAAAAATTTGAACGGCATGTCGATCAAGTTCGGGGGAACCATTTCGTCCTTCTACGACAATATGGAGCAGTTCCCCCCCGACGTGCTGATAAACTGGCAGAAGGCAGTCATCCACAACGTTAATAGCAACCCTGCCAGCGTGAGCATAAAGGAGCTGATCTCCTTACTGAGATACTCCAACCACGACTCGGACGTTTTCTACAATATCAGAAATGTGTTTACCTCTCTGGTGAACTACCCGAACATCAATGGAAGGACAGAGAAGGACATCCTCCTGGACATAAAGGAATGCTACGATAATTACTACTCCCTGAAGACGGACGAGGATATCGCAGATGTGTGTGGCCATGTGTGTATGAAGTTTGGGGAGTTTGAAAGGGCCATATATTACATGAAACAGAGCCTTCGCAATTTTAAGCAGAGTAGGCACTCCTCCACCTACATTAACATTGCCTCATGCTACAAGGTGCTCCGGAATTATCAGAAGTCCATTAAATTCATCAGGGGCGCGATTAAGTTGTCCAACCGGGAGGCCCGCAGGGGGGCTCCCCCTGGAGAAGCGGTAGAAGCAGGCGAGGCAGGCGGGGCGGGACAACACCCACACGGCGAACACAGCACATATGGGGGACACCACCCACATGGCGCACTCGGCAGATATGGAGGACTCCCCCCCAACAACCTGAACCACGCGCACGACCTCCTGTACAACATCCAGTTCTGCCTAAACCCAATCACCTACGCCATCGTGGGGGTCAACCACTTCGTGCAGAATGACGGTCTCTACTACCTCTCCTTCGAAAATAGGATAAAACtcaagtttatttttttgctggccaaggaggaggaagcagtCCTACGCTTCATGAACAGGAAATACAAAAGCGCAGCTTATGAGAAGAGCACCCGCAATATGGACCTCTCCGAAATTAAAATCGTCAGGGTTTACCGCTCCAATGAGGTGGTCCCCATGGAGGAGGTGGACTCCACCCAAGGGAGTGATGAACAGAAGGAGGACGTAGCAACTCAATCTGGGGATGACCAAGCGGAGGAGCCAAACCGATCCTACGAGAATGCAGCCCACTTGAAGAAGAACCTCCGCGACTGCCTATCCCAGTACAACTTCCAATTCTGCGTAATCGACGCCCCGTGGGGTATAAAGGCAGACGTGGCAGAGCTAATGCTGGACCACTCGAAGCACATCTTCACGTATGGTACCCTATCTGACTGTGCGAAGCGCTCCATGGAGGTGATTTCAAAGTACAAAAAAGTGTCTGAACAAGTCAGCTGGGTAAATAACAACTATGTCCATGATGAGTGTCTGTACGAAGCCAGAGATGCGCTGAACCACATCAAGAGCGTCATATCGGTGACGGTCACTCATTACAGTATGAATTTGTATAACAAGCAAAATGGCAGCATCCCCAGTGCCCACGTTTTGACGGAAGATCTTTGTATCGTCCTGAACGCCCTGCAGGTTATCTTAAACCTGAACGTGACGGGCTTGACGGCCAACTTTTTGAGGCGCCGGGGAGGGGGCGCGCCAGGCAAAGGGGCGCCAAGCAATGGGGCGCCGAAGGAGGAAGCCGAAGCAGAAACAGAGAAGATGCAAACGGAAAGGGAAACAGAAACGGGGCGGGAGATGGAGACGAAGGGCGAACCCCTCCCCGGAGACGCCGCTTCAAACCTGGCCGGGGAAAAGAGAGGTAGTGCCCACCTAGACGCGGACTACATCTCCCTCTCGGGCATCCTAACCTTCCAACACCACAAAACGCTGCCAGACGAAATGAACGTGCACGGAAACTACCTCCTAATGAATAACCGAAATGAGGagtttttaacaaaaattaatttcgtTGGGGTTCACGGATCGCtgtgcttaaaaaaaacgctctcCAATTGGTCGGTCCAAGTTTTTAACCTGAACGGTGAGAAGGTGTATGAGAAGTCGGGCCGCATctcagctagccaaaattcAAATGACGTATTCATTACGCAGTATTTGATAAAAACAGATGGGAAGGAAAACCAAGTGAAGCATTTCAATGAGTACGATTTGAAGGGTTCCTGCAAGGGTTCCGATGAGTCCATCGACTCGGACATTGACATTTTGGAATTTTCTTCCGACGAGGAATGGGGAACCCACCCAAAGGGGTTTCCCCAAGTGGGGCCCTCTTCCGATATCATCTCCAGTGCCATAACCGacgtggtgaagaaggaatGTTGCGAGGAGGTTGAGTCTACGAAAGAGCACTATGCAGCAATGGCCCCGAGCAGCAACCACGGGGAGCTATTGCTTGATAAAAATTTGGACGCTCTGAAGGGCTTGCCTGGAAGGAGGTTCCATTCCTCTGGCAAGGACGTGTACGAAAATGTTAACTTGGACGAGTGCCTCGTCGACGTGACGGTTAATAACAACTGCTTTTACTCGCGGATCGTCGAGGGGATACAGATGTCCCACAAGAAGGGCGGCGCGATGGTTCACTTTAAGTACAAGGCGGGTTGA
- a CDS encoding hypothetical protein, conserved (encoded by transcript PVX_114170A), giving the protein MRPSEEPPPVAKSTPNSYFNSLCCSSVLNKSVDGHVNFEDGLVSFFTLNPNPNIGFLVGRGKRRGGAAKETDETGEIGAADETNTNDAAPPRQRTQKIRLKLKRGYMNEVYAREKKRLNQVLLSFKDKSIFNAPKKKIKEKILLLNGQTVNIEVIKQYLFHKLRLEYYESIRDQKKILTLDLWSKEINVSVENLKKLIVYIYKMKALVQKDDEELLIRTYFYNKTNMFSLFRNGAAGGGDVVAPFDFSVPEVAAPVGDQGGAANGGAANGGAANGGAPNRGDIFTDYFDHHEVVLYEDCENLINSEVQKFIECIKDMVFFENSIYMLEKLENRPPLLEEVTFAYDYDREVFIQKLEAKIKLSQKLLIYFIPLINNIIRKAESNFSSNLSEDDFLLVSLDAVKNGFRRYDVEKLGIKNLTKYVYIWAKNSTYNYYQKHKSFVSVSPHTYKDYNNVKKFEESFEEKHERKPSIKEISDGLHMTMERVQKALSSAVNVIDAEKPIVYQNSNSAHPEKNTYTDLIVNSDDIHSMNEIVYNDIVIKGLRKFICKSLRKKINKLIIFMKFGLFLRKKIYTDEEICRALQITQNKLQRLFQLSLKEIKKCVTRIKQGKQSEKRRKEAASGANGANASEGDPNWDFSSYINFSQYDFLGNEFSQILT; this is encoded by the coding sequence ATGCGCCCAAGTGAAGAACCCCCCCCCGTAGCCAAAAGCACACCGAACAGTTACTTCAACTCCCTCTGCTGCAGCAGTGTGCTGAACAAGAGCGTGGACGGCCATGTGAATTTCGAGGATGGGCTGGTGAGTTTCTTCACGCTGAACCCTAATCCGAACATTGGCTTTCTGGTTggcagggggaagcggcgggggggagcggcaaaagaGACAGACGAAACAGGCGAGATAGGCGCTGCAGATGAGACAAACACGAATGACGCAGCGCCCCCTCGCCAAAGGACCCAAAAGATTCGCCTCAAACTCAAACGAGGATACATGAACGAAGTGTACGCcagggagaaaaaacggCTGAACCAAGTGCTGCTCTCCTTCAAGGACAAGAGCATATTCAACgcgcccaaaaaaaaaatcaaagagAAGATCCTTCTCCTAAACGGACAAACTGTAAATATAGAGGTGATAAAACAGTACCTGTTTCACAAGTTAAGACTAGAGTATTATGAGAGCATAAGGGACCAGAAAAAAATCCTGACCTTGGACCTATGGTCTAAGGAAATTAATGTATCCGTTGAAAATCTGAAGAAGCTCATTGtgtatatttacaaaatgaaggcgCTCGTGCAGAAGGACGACGAGGAGTTGCTCATTAGGACCTACTTTTACAACAAGACGAATATGTTCAGCCTGTTCAGGAACGGTGCCGCAGGAGGAGGGGATGTGGTGGCCCCCTTCGACTTTTCCGTGCCGGAGGTGGCCGCCCCGGTTGGCGACCAAGGGGGAGCCGCTAACGGGGGAGCCGCTAACGGGGGAGCCGCTAACGGGGGAGCCCCCAACAGGGGGGACATCTTCACCGACTACTTCGACCACCACGAAGTGGTCCTGTACGAGGACTGCGAAAATCTGATAAACTCAGAAGTGCAGAAATTCATAGAGTGCATCAAGGACATGGtgttttttgaaaattccaTTTACATGTTGGAGAAGCTGGAGAATAGACCCCCCCTTCTGGAGGAAGTAACCTTTGCGTATGACTACGATAGGGAAGTCTTCATTCAAAAATTGGAGGCTAAAATAAAGTTGTCCCAAAAGTTACTCATATATTTCATCCCCCTGATTAATAACATCATTCGGAAGGCAGAATCCAATTTTAGTAGCAACTTGAGTGAAGACGACTTCTTGCTGGTCAGCTTAGATGCAGTGAAAAACGGGTTCAGAAGATATGACGTCGAAAAATTGGGAatcaaaaatttaacaaagtATGTTTACATCTGGGCGAAGAACAGCACCTACAATTACTACCAGAAGCATAAGTCCTTCGTGTCCGTGTCGCCACATACGTACAAAGATTATAATAACGTAAAAAAGTTTGAAGAAAGTTTTGAGGAAAAGCATGAAAGAAAACCGAGCATCAAAGAAATCAGCGACGGGTTGCATATGACCATGGAACGGGTTCAGAAGGCCCTCTCCTCAGCGGTCAACGTGATAGACGCTGAAAAACCAATCGTGTACCAAAATAGTAACTCGGCCCACccggaaaaaaatacctacACAGATTTGATCGTAAACTCGGACGACATCCACAGCATGAACGAAATCGTCTACAACGACATCGTCATTAAGGGGCTACGGAAGTTCATCTGCAAGTCgctgaggaaaaaaatcaacaaGCTAATTATCTTTATGAAGTTCGGCCTTTTCTtacggaaaaaaatttacacggACGAAGAAATTTGCCGCGCCCTCCAGATCACGCAGAATAAGTTGCAGAGGCTTTTTCAGCTCTCCCTCAAGGAGATCAAAAAGTGCGTCACCAGGATTAAGCAGGGCAAGCAGAGTGAGAAGCGTAGGAAGGAGGCGGCGAGTGGGGCGAATGGGGCGAATGCCTCCGAGGGCGACCCCAACTGGGATTTCTCCTCGTACATCAACTTTTCCCAGTACGACTTCCTGGGGAACGAGTTCTCCCAAATTTTGACGTGA
- a CDS encoding hypothetical protein (encoded by transcript PVX_114165A) — protein MGYFLQMPALLKGKRLFCHEEVVMLFYRAVTPYHFFKLHLWHHFMQRNEDAHLGLLYPFVNGQRRGTAYKNLPCYFGSCRGEPLYAPILQRGESSFKTWCEPLVCRPVRAILGPSKGVHIIWYSLTVLEKKKGGLYFLSYDELRIGVSTKRAEESVGGGSIYSKAN, from the coding sequence ATGggatattttttgcaaatgccGGCGTTGCTTAAGGGAAAGAGGCTCTTCTGCCATGAGGAAGTCGTAATGCTTTTCTACAGGGCAGTTACtccttatcatttttttaaacttcatTTGTGGCATCATTTCATGCAAAGAAATGAAGATGCTCACTTGGGGCTTCTTTACCCCTTTGTTAATGGGCAAAGAAGAGGAACCGCgtataaaaatttgcccTGTTATTTCGGCAGTTGTAGAGGGGAACCTTTATACGCTCCCATTCTCCAAAGAGGGGAAAGCTCATTTAAAACCTGGTGCGAACCACTGGTATGCCGCCCTGTTAGAGCCATTTTAGGACCCTCGAAAGGGGTACACATAATATGGTATTCCTTAACTgttctggaaaaaaaaaaagggggcctaTATTTCTTGTCCTATGATGAACTACGAATTGGGGTTTCTACCAAACGGGCAGAAGAATCGGTTGGGGGGGGTTCCATTTACAGCAAAGCGAATTGA
- a CDS encoding DnaJ domain containing protein (encoded by transcript PVX_114160A), with product MERVTWEDQLDGGEVGALGGLRTGRGEAEMGEAEEHPLWSITSMNGENKKYLLRSYVEKIQRMSQQRGKPKYYDILSISSNADGKTIRRSYLQLSKLFSVHKKLSLEHEQVYHYIQKAYQMLTDKFEKFYYDVLNGYMHESTIEAYRRELQLEAEEMYANKMNEVKNVCLEKLKEEEEKKGLVIEKALFGNLTLKEELINHCLTMDVIRESDLEGPFLDLTAILQSRIENSSFLFNDEYSFAYFCDVPKPLIKIPCREDVPYADILQSTEMYLYIKYKFLNTDHELIVVDRTRFTLPQSSHRVFGNHICGPFSPVNVIRMKHLSSSLVDSIFHFFSKNKFYITLFTTILLCAQSVKSG from the coding sequence ATGGAGCGGGTGACGTGGGAGGACCAGCTGGATGGCGGCGAGGTGGGAGCGCTTGGGGGGCTGCGCACCGGTAGAGGAGAGGCCGAAATGGGTGAGGCGGAGGAGCACCCCCTCTGGAGTATCACCTCCATGAAcggcgaaaataaaaagtaccTGCTGAGGAGCTACGTGGAGAAGATCCAGCGGATGAGCCAGCAGAGGGGGAAGCCAAAGTACTACGACATCCTGAGCATCAGTAGCAACGCAGATGGAAAAACGATAAGGAGGAGTTACCTCCAACTCTCCAAGCTGTTTAGTGTCCACAAGAAGTTGTCCCTCGAGCACGAACAAGTTTATCATTACATCCAAAAGGCCTATCAAATGTTGACagataaatttgaaaaattctaCTACGATGTGTTAAATGGGTATATGCATGAGTCTACCATCGAGGCATACAGGAGAGAGTTGCAACTGGAGGCAGAAGAAATGtatgcaaataaaatgaacgaagtgaaaaatgtatgtTTGGAAAAActaaaggaggaggaggaaaaaaagggactaGTCATAGAAAAGGCATTATTTGGAAATCTAACGTTAAAGGAGGAGCTTATAAACCACTGCCTAACTATGGATGTCATAAGAGAAAGTGATTTGGAAGGTCCCTTTTTAGACCTTACAGCCATTTTGCAGTCTCGAATTGAAAACAGctcttttttattcaacGACGAATATTCTTTCGCCTATTTCTGTGATGTGCCCAAGCCGTTAATTAAGATTCCCTGTAGGGAGGATGTACCCTACGCGGACATTTTACAAAGCACAGAAATGTacttgtatataaaatataaatttttaaatacagACCATGAGCTCATTGTGGTAGACAGGACAAGATTCACCCTACCGCAGAGCTCCCATCGGGTTTTTGGAAATCACATTTGCGGCCCCTTTTCTCCAGTTAACGTGATTCGGATGAAGCACCTCTCCAGTTCGCTGGTGGACTCcattttccacttcttctcCAAGAACAAATTTTACATCACCCTCTTCACCACCATTCTGCTCTGCGCGCAGTCGGTCAAGTCGGGGTAG